In Rhodococcus pseudokoreensis, the DNA window CCGATCTCGGCGGCGTTCCACACGAACCGCAACGGGGGCCGCTGTTGACGTCGGACCTGGGCGGCCGCGTGGTGTGTGTACAGAAACTGCAGCAGCCCGTACAGGTCTCGGTAATAATCGATCCGCTCGACGGTGACCTCGATGCCGGTGCGGGCGTGGTAGTAGGCCAGCGCCTCGGGAAGACCCCAGAGGCGCCGTCCGTGCCGTTCGATTTCGGGGATCATTTCCTGAATCTGGGCGAAGTCGTACGCCGGATCACCGAGCGCGGCGAGTTCCCAGTCGGACATCGCCACGATGCGCCCGTCCGACCAGACCTCCTCGCCGTGACCGTTGGTTCCCTTGCACAGCGTGATGTGCGGGCAGTCCTTCGGCGCCACCTGTAGAAGGCGAGCGACGCCTTCGGCAAGCGCCGGGCTCGGCTCGAACTGAAATTGAGCCAGCTGAGCCAGGTTTGCGCGAATCAGGTTCTCCGCGCAATCCGCCGGAGAGGCCGGTACCGCGAAGATGTCGCCGAACCCGAGACCTTTCCAGTCGGCGGTGTGCACGAGTGCGAGCTTGTCGAGATGTTCCTTCGACGCGGCAATTCGGACGTCGTCGTAGGCCTCGTCGGTGTTGCCGATGAAGGGTAGCCTCCAGTCGCCGGAGACGTGCGAGCGAACGTACGCAGGTCTCGCGTCCGGGCACCACTCGGCGTCGTCTTCGAACCACAGCGCCGTTGACGTGGGAATTTCCGAATCACGCAGAAGCCGGTAGACGTCGTACTCGGTCTGCAGCGGGGTCGGGATGACACTCCCACTGGCGTGGTCGCGCCGGACGATGAACTGCCGCGGTGTCCATACTCCGGCAGTGCATACGGTGCCGGCCGCCGACCATGTTTCGCGCGACACACCCCGCGAAAGCCGCTCGACCGAGTCGATTCGAATATCGGTCGCCTGCGGATCGATCTTGGCGAGTCGTTCGCGGAACCACCGCTCGACGAAGTCGATTTCCCCGAGTTGTGCCATCACTGCAACCCGTACGGGGAGAAGGGGCCGTCGAGGAACAATTCGGTATGCCCGGCGCCGACCCATCGGCGACCATCGGGGGCGATCGTGGTCACCCGAGACAGGTATTCCTTGCCGTGCAGATTGCGGTAGACGGTGCCGTCATACATCGTGTGATCGAAAGGTTGCTTCGCGAAATCGAATTCGTCCCACTCCACACTGACCCCGGGACCGTGGTAGGTGCGCATCGACCCGCCGTCCTTCCAGCTGCCGGCCTGGTAACCGATGGTGGCGGTGACCCATGGCGGTGACACCGGCTCGACGTGCTGCACCCACTTCCCTCCGTCGGCATCGTGCAGGGTGACCGTCCCGGCTCGCAACAGCTTCGTGCCGGGTACGAGTTCGAGTTCGTGTGAGCCACCAACTAGATCGACGGTCTCCTTGTCCCATCCGATGTGAAGCCTGCCTTCGAAGGGAGTGCCGAATGTGTCGTTCATCGGTACCTGCTTGCCGTCGGGTGATTCGTGGATGGCGTAGAACCCCGACAGCTCATCCGAACCGAACAGGGTCCAGAATCGCAGGGCGCGAGAGATGCCCTCCGCCTCCCGTGGTGGAAGGAACCGCGGGTTCGGTGCAAGCGGGGGACGCTCGTGGTAAAGCCCCCAGGAATGGTCCCGACTGCCGTACCAATGCGCCGGGTCCACGTCGATTCGCTCACCGTCGATGTCGATCCATCCTCGCGCCGTTCCTGCCTGCGAGTATCTCGTCTGGTCCGTGGTCGGCCGCCCGCGATTGGTTGCCAGATGGTGCGCCTCCTCGTACGCCGGCGAGGTACCCAGCCAATGCAGGTCGAATCGGATGCCGGAGGGGTTGTCGTCGAGGATGAGACGAATGTCGCGGTAGGGCTCGACGACCTCGATGCGATAAGGGCCTACGGCGGTGTCGCACAGTTCGCGCCAGGTCCGGCTGAACCGGACGGTCCTTTGCACTCCATTGCGAATGAAGCCGACGTATCCACCGACGATGTCGGTGTTGGGATTGATTCGCAGACCCTGGAAGCAGACGATCCCCTTGTCGGCGGAGAACACACTGAAGAAGTAACCGTCGTCGAATCCGGGGTCCGTGTTGGACACTACGGACAGCGGGTGGGACGTCTGGTGGACGGGAAGTTCGTCGTACGGGCTGAGCATGGTCTTCCTTTCGCGCGACGGGGCTCCGCACAGGCTGCACGCCAAATGCGGGATGTCGTGCTGTCAGCGGCGTGCTCGGGTTCTGCCGCCGATGCGGCTGCGCCGAACTCCTGGGGGTTGCAGGCGTCGAAGCCATGAGTGTGCGCCGAGTCGGTATCTACCGGAATCACGGTGCGCCGCACCGCGGACCGGCAACTCGTCCTTCGAATGCCGGACGCATCCGGCGTCGCTAATTGTCTATTTGACGATTATCGTATCGTAGTGTGAGTCGTCTCACCAGAGCAGTTGTCGAAGGTGTGCCTCGGGCGGCCGCGAGGGCTCAGGCGCGGTCGACGGGGCCGAGGTGATCGAGTTCGCCCGCGCCGAGCGGCCGCACGATTCGGGGCGCTTCGCCTGCATACATGTCTTCACCCAGGATCAGCCCGTCAGCGCTGATCGGCCAGACGATCAGCGCCTGGTACTCCACGAGAAACCACGTGCTCGCATCGTCCTGTAGACCGTCGTGGCCACGAGCGGTCAGCATGGCGCCCGAATATGCGTGGCGGAAGATGCCCTCGGTGAGGACTGTGTCGTCGTCCACCATGACCCGGGAAATCTCGAACTCGAGCCGGTTCTTCCCGATCTCGATCGCCGCCCGGTAGAAGTTCGCCACCTCGTCATAACCCTGCGGTCCCACGCTCGCCGAGGCGCCCCAGACCTGATACCGCGGTTCTGCCACAAGGGTCGCCATCAGTGTGGGCACATCGCCTCGAACTTCGGCCTCCACATGCCGTGCCACGACCTCCAGATTCGCGCGTAGCCGCGGGTTCTGCTCTGCGGCCGCGCGATCTGCGAGGAGTTGCCACGTCTCGGCGGCCTGTGGGCTCAATGGGGTGATCATCCGGTCACCTCTCGTAGTGGGTGGTTCCAGTAGAACTCAGATCAACGATGTCGTAAAGGTTTATCGTGCCGACCGTCGAGCGAGTCGCCGGCAATTGTCTCCGCGGCCATTGCCACGGGGGTGCCGGAGTGTCAGACTGGCATAAGCGCAATAGTCGCGCAATGCACTATCTATCAATAGACTGTTGTTGCGGACGGCTCGTTCGCGACGAGCTGACCATTTTCTTCAGAGAGGTGTGGCGAGTGAGTACAGCGTTGGTCACGGGCGCGGGGCAGGGCATCGGACGCGCGATCGCGCGACGATTGACCGAAGACGGATACTCCGTCATCGTCGTCGATCTGGATGCAGAGACGGCGAAGGCGACGGCCGCGGACGTCGGTGGTCGAGCGGCGGCGTGCGACATATCGGACCCGGACGCAGTGCACGAGCTCGCGGCGACCGTGGACGAGCTCGATGTGCTGGTGAACAACGCCGGCATCTTCCCCGCAGCGTCGCTGGCGGATGTCGACATCGCGCAGTTCCGCCGCGTGATGGACGTCAACGTGGTGGGCCCGCTGCTCCTCACTCAGCAACTGCTTCCCCAATTGACGGCGTCCGGCGGCTCGGTGGTCAACATCGCGTCGATGGCGGCGAAGGTGCCGACACCGGGGACCGGCGCCTACTCACCGTCGAAGGCAGCCGTGGTGTCGTTGACCAAGCTCTGTGCGGTGGAATTCGCCCAGTCCGGTGTGCGATTCAACGCCGTGGCTCCCGGCGGAGTGGCCACGGAAGGGGCTGCAGCTGCGACGGCCGACCCCGCCCGTGAGGAACGGTTCAATGCGCTGGTGCCGCTGGGCCGCAGGGCCGCGCCCGAAGATATCGCGGACGTGGTGTCCTTCTTCGCGTCGAAGGACGCCCGGTACGTAACGGGGCAGGTGCTGTACGTCGACGGTGGTCTGTCGGAAGCCACGGTGCGATTCCTCCAAGCCGCGCAGCGGGGCTGAGGAACTGCCGACCACCTAGCTGCGTCGGCAACCGTGGCATCGAGTGATTCCCGGCCGGCATGGGCGGGACACCCGGTGTCACGGTTGCCGAGAGCATCTGGTCCGTGGACGGTCTACTTGATCGCGTTCAGATCGTCGATCTCGGCGATCGCGACCGCCCCGCCTGTCGTTTGCCCTATGACGAGCTTCCCGGCTGCTGCAGCGGCCGAATCGATGTCGCACGGCCCGGATACTGGACGGGGAAGATCGAAGTAGTCGATGCGGTGAGTTGTGGTGTTGAACCGTCCGATTGTGCTTCCTCCCGTGAAGCCGCCATTCGCGGACCACAGATTGCCGTCCGAACCCAGAACGAGCGGGCCCATGGAGGGGATCGGTACCTCGGGGGTTGCAATCGGGTACTCGGTGATCTCACCGGACACGGGATCGATTCGACCGATCTTCGCTCCCAGCGTCTCGCTGAACCAAATGGCGCCATCAGGGCCCAGCGTCAGCCCCTGCGGCACCGCACCGGGCGTGGGCACGTCGTGCTGCGTGAATTCTCCAGTTGCCGTGTCGTACTCGACGATCCGGTTGGCAAGGGCCGCGGAGAACATCATCTTTTTTCCGGCTCCAGGCATGATGA includes these proteins:
- a CDS encoding nuclear transport factor 2 family protein, yielding MITPLSPQAAETWQLLADRAAAEQNPRLRANLEVVARHVEAEVRGDVPTLMATLVAEPRYQVWGASASVGPQGYDEVANFYRAAIEIGKNRLEFEISRVMVDDDTVLTEGIFRHAYSGAMLTARGHDGLQDDASTWFLVEYQALIVWPISADGLILGEDMYAGEAPRIVRPLGAGELDHLGPVDRA
- a CDS encoding phosphotransferase; the protein is MAQLGEIDFVERWFRERLAKIDPQATDIRIDSVERLSRGVSRETWSAAGTVCTAGVWTPRQFIVRRDHASGSVIPTPLQTEYDVYRLLRDSEIPTSTALWFEDDAEWCPDARPAYVRSHVSGDWRLPFIGNTDEAYDDVRIAASKEHLDKLALVHTADWKGLGFGDIFAVPASPADCAENLIRANLAQLAQFQFEPSPALAEGVARLLQVAPKDCPHITLCKGTNGHGEEVWSDGRIVAMSDWELAALGDPAYDFAQIQEMIPEIERHGRRLWGLPEALAYYHARTGIEVTVERIDYYRDLYGLLQFLYTHHAAAQVRRQQRPPLRFVWNAAEIGFHSEVRLAATFGSAPGKVRSSQ
- a CDS encoding SDR family NAD(P)-dependent oxidoreductase — encoded protein: MSTALVTGAGQGIGRAIARRLTEDGYSVIVVDLDAETAKATAADVGGRAAACDISDPDAVHELAATVDELDVLVNNAGIFPAASLADVDIAQFRRVMDVNVVGPLLLTQQLLPQLTASGGSVVNIASMAAKVPTPGTGAYSPSKAAVVSLTKLCAVEFAQSGVRFNAVAPGGVATEGAAAATADPAREERFNALVPLGRRAAPEDIADVVSFFASKDARYVTGQVLYVDGGLSEATVRFLQAAQRG